Proteins found in one Rutidosis leptorrhynchoides isolate AG116_Rl617_1_P2 unplaced genomic scaffold, CSIRO_AGI_Rlap_v1 contig22, whole genome shotgun sequence genomic segment:
- the LOC139882022 gene encoding uncharacterized protein, translated as MDDRIEEGGSTIRPPLLTESNYDYWKSRMKWYLKGQDELIWRATQIKWTPPTITVNEVEDIKSEDQWTAAERALCTANSKAVGIIQCVVRPSVFKIIQNLETTKESWDALQLTYEGTKSVRNSKLHLLSTRFESLTMKYDETVADFEKNLRYIANESAALDEVIPKSKLVRKVLISLPEKFSSKMDAISESTEFENLRLDDLMGKLGTHELTLAMRNRDKTKSKFVAFKTDVEASPVSTGDQELREQVELLTKNMGKLYRRINRTKINDYPSPNQKSNRSFQKKTESGGGNQRFTKGETSRGKSNRIEKERIQCHECQGFGHIAAKCANTLEREKRSLFSTWSDDETFEDNFETSVDSEDDNPSCKALTAHTVSTPQNSVHTESANESESSKSEIEFSAYSGFTARASMSIGSKIMRTGAVCIEKKESSSSSVDKSKSSNDEESSRTVTSAEDSRSDESSDSNEDRDIHSDFKELLEQMGKSLRINHLLSDEVQQLKDERKDFDKILGKYESEIEQLKFELSESKKKLEEANCEIKKLNRVTPKNNVFGVDHSSSKIGKENRSRHKNRGRRIICHYYNIPGHIRPKCYILQDDIRNLIASKPRRHPKKKVDITHHSQRRIWVEKKNVKNLMCRISSRETDEWYFDSGCSKHMTGEKRMLKDIVYKQQGEVVCGNGKSNAIIREGRLPVSSDSKIKHVLLVEGLKNNLISIAQVCDEDCEVNFTKHGCKVVNGEGEIVMTGSRKIDNMYTLDGDINCPKTSTKNQKIWHKKSGPAEMAVKKDGEPVLNQPQSIKNTPGVEALETEGVGRNENAPSVEASPVSTDTRNVQETMPAITSQNLSLFTRGYRKGGSAQALFLKSTGREFIIALSYAARQMARKNFQYSLASKSGIRMDGEVSYYLGIQIMLYKDGTLVTSGGYLSFGSNSVSCTQLL; from the exons ATGGATGACAGAATTGAAGAGGGCGGTTCAACAATTCGTCCTCCCTTACTGACGGAATCCAATTATGATTATTGGAAGAGTAGAATGAAGTGGTACCTGAAAGGCCAAGATGAACTTATTTGGCGTGCTACACAGATAAAATGGACACCCCCTACCATCACTGTGAATGAAGTTGAAGACATCAAAAGCGAGGATCAATGGACTGCAGCCGAACGTGCACTCTGCACCGCAAACAGCAAAGCCGTCGGCATCATTCAATGTGTCGTACGACCCAGTGTGTTCAAGATCATTCAAAATCTTGAAACTACCAAAGAATCATGGGATGCACTGCAGCTTACGTATGAAGGAACAAAATCAGTCCGAAATTCCAAGCTACATCTACTCTCTACCAGGTTTGAATCTCTTACCATGAAATATGATGAAACAGTTGCTGATTTTGAAAAGAACCTTCGATATATTGCTAATGAATCTGCTGCTCTTGACGAGGTAATTCCGAAATCTAAACTTGTGAGAAAGGTGCTGATTTCTCTACCCGAAAAGTTTAGCTCAAAGATGGATGCAATCAGTGAATCCACTGAGTTCGAGAACTTACGTCTCGATGATCTCATGGGGAAACTCGGAACTCATGAACTAACCTTAGCCATGCGGAACCGGGACAAGACAAAATCCAAATTTGTTGCCTTCAAAACTGATGTGGAAGCTTCACCTGTTAGCACAGGCGATCAAGAACTCCGCGAGCAGGTAGAACTCTTAACAAAGAATATGGGAAAGTTGTACAGGAGGATCAACAGAACCAAAATCAATGATTACCCTTCGCCTAACCAGAAGAGCAATCGGAGTTTCCAAAAGAAAACGGAATCCGGAGGAGGAAACCAAAGGTTTACCAAGGGTGAAACTAGTAGAGGAAAGAGCAATAGAATAGAGAAAGAAAGAATTCAGTGCCATGAATGTCAAGGTTTTGGTCACATCGCTGCCAAATGTGCCAACACGCTTGAAAGAGAGAAGAGATCATTATTCTCCACATGGAGTGATGATGAGACATTCGAAGATAATTTTGAGACCAGTGTTGATAGTGAAGATGATAATCCTTCCTGCAAAGCTCTTACTGCTCATACTGTGAGCACACCCCAAAACTCTGTGCACACAGAATCTGCTAATGAGTCTGAGTCCAGTAAAAGTGAGATTGAGTTTTCAGCCTACAGTGGATTCACAGCTCGTGCATCAATGAGCATAGGCAGTAAAATTATGCGTACAGGGGCCGTTTGCATAGAGAAGAAAGAAAGCTCAAGTTCATCAGTAGACAAGTCTAAATCAAGCAACGATGAAG AATCCAGCCGCACGGTTACGTCAGCAGAAGATTCAAGATCAGACGAAAGTTCAGATAGTAATGAGGACAGAGACATACACTCTGATTTCAAAGAGTTACTCGAACAAATGGGAAAATCGCTTAGAATCAATCACCTACTCTCCGATGAAGTCCAACAGTtgaaagatgagagaaaagattTTGACAAGATACTCGGAAAATATGAATCCGAGATTGAACAACTAAAATTTGAACTGTCAGAATCAAAGAAGAAGCTAGAAGAAGCCAACTGTGAAATTAAAAAATTAAACAGAGTGACTCCCAAGAATAATGTTTTTGGAGTTGACCATAGTTCCTCTAAAATAGGGAAAGAAAACAGATCACGACACAAGAACAGAGGAAGAAGAATTATCTGTCACTACTACAACATACCCGGACACATTCGTCCTAAGTGTTATATCTTACAGGATGATATTCGAAACCTCATTGCTTCGAAACCAAGAAGACATCCAAAGAAGAAAGTAGATATCACACATCATTCCCAACGACGTATCTGGGTAGAGAAGAAAAATGTAAAAAATCTTATGTGCAGAATCTCATCCAGAGAAACGGATGAATGGTATTTTGACAGTGGCTGCTCTAAACACATGACTGGTGAGAAAAGAATGCTGAAGGACATTGTTTACAAACAACAAGGAGAGGTTGTATGTGGTAATGGAAAATCTAATGCTATTATTAGAGAAGGGAGACTGCCAGTGTCATCGGATTCTAAAATCAAGCATGTTCTCTTGGTAGAAGGGTTGAAAAATAATCTAATCAGCATAGCCCAAGTGTGTGACGAAGACTGTGAGGTCAACTTCACTAAACACGGATGCAAAGTGGTGAATGGAGAAGGAGAAATTGTCATGACAGGATCAAGAAAGATTGATAATATGTATACACTGGATGGAGACATCAATTGCCCAAAGACAAGCACAAAGAATCAGAAGATTTGGCACAAAAAATCTGGACCT GCTGAAATGGCAGTTAAAAAGGATGGCGAACCTGTGCTTAATCAACCTCAATCTATTAAGAACACACCTGGTGTGGAAGCTTTAGAAACTGAGGGTGTTGGCAGGAATGAAAACGCACCTAGTGTGGAGGCATCTCCTGTTAGCACAGATACCAGGAATGTCCAAGAAACCATGCCTGCTATCACAAGCCAAAACTTGTCTCTTTTCACTCGG GGCTATAGAAAGGGTGGATCTGCTCAAGCTCTATTTCTCAAATCCACAGGGAGAGAATTCATCATAGCCCTAAGTTATGCTGCCAGACAGATGGCACGGAAGAACTTTCAATACAGCTTGGCTAGTAAATCTGGAATACGCATGGACGGCGAAGTAAGCTACTATCTGGGCATCCAGATCATGCTATACAAAGATGGTACCTTGGTTACATCAGGAGGATATCTATCGTTTGGAAGCAATTCAGTTTCCTGTACCCAGTTGCTCTAG
- the LOC139882023 gene encoding uncharacterized protein produces the protein MPPVQLKGLFSSFVLLGHLYLITVSLAQEGIVINDLFPGSLTDSPTLKYIDTSPLSDSISCEDLEGEGSFNTTCLLKSTLSVNSDLYIFGTGNLEIYPHVSISCHIEGCRLVFNMSGNVFVGQFAAISAGSVVLLAANLEMENNSLINTTAYAGPPPSQTSGTPVGSDGAGGGHGGRGASCLKNNNTNWGGDVYAWQTLSKPWSYGSKGGSRSTEHKFGGNGGGRIQLKVQDMFYLNGSLIAEGGYGGLVGGGGSGGSIYVHAIKLKGYGTISAAGGTGWGGGGGGRISLDCYSIQEDVKVTVHGGFSIGCPRNAGAAGTYFNADLLSLRVGNDNVTTETETPLLDFPTSPLWSNLIVENNAKVLVPLLWTRVQVRGQISLYRGGSIVFGLSAYPVSEFELVAEELLMSDSIIKVFGAFRVAVKILLMWNSEVVIDGGGNTLVTTSVLEVRNLVVLRGKSVISSNAYLGIYGQGLFQLTGFGDAVKAQRLSLSLFYNITVGPEALLQAPLDDDTSRNVVTKSLCESHTCPIDLITPPDDCHVNYTLTFSLQVCRVEDILVDGMIKGSIIHIHRVRTIIVNADGLITASELGCSEGLGKGQYFNGAGSGAGHGGRGGSGYYNGRKSNGGHEYGDPDFPCELGSGTVGPSESYGHVIGGGMVVLGSIIWPLLRLDMHGSLRADGQSYNGALIDGNGSLVGGLGGASGGTILLFLQELKLAENSSLSVVGGNGGTLGGGGGGGGRLHFHWSKINNGDEYAPIAMVNGSIKNSGGAGDDGGRWGEKGTITGKKCPKGLYGTFCEECPVGTYKDVDGSDEGLCSPCSLELLPNRANYVYVRGGATQPKCPYVCISDKYKMPHCYTPLEELINTFWGPWPFALLLSLFMVLLALLLSTLRIKLLGSGSSYAESSIGEQSHHHLPYLLSLSEVRGTRAEETQSHVHRLYFMGPNTFREPWHLPYSPPNAIIEIVYEDAFNRFIDEINSVAAYDWWEGSVHSILSVLAYPCAWSWKQWRRRKKIQRLQDFVKSEYDHSCLRSCRSRALYKGMKVGSTSDLMVAYIDFFLGGDEKRVDMVSIIQKRFPMSIIFGGDGSYMSPYNLHSDALLTNLLGQHVPTTVWNRLVAGLNARLRIVRQGSIRSALLPVICWINSHGNPQLEFHGVKIELGWFQATASGYYQLGVLVVAGDYSLSNIHESDLSDGSSCELLRNNAPYVGVSLKQTQPYSPYSSNSLSRKKITGGVNGGLISEVTLKSLDFRRDYLFPLTLFLHNTRPVGRQDTLQLLITLMLIADVCVTLLMFIQLYWMALAAFLSVLLILPLSLLSPFPAGLNALFSKEPRRASLARIYALWNVTSLSSIGVAFICGIFHYGFSSFYRPEKKTSTWSTRKEDDEWWLLPTVLLLIKTIQARFVDWHVANLEVQDFSLFCPDADAFWAHESLS, from the exons ATGCCTCCTGTGCAATTGAAAGGGCTTTTTAGCTCTTTCGTTTTGTTGGGGCATTTGTACTTGATCACAGTATCTCTTGCTCAGGAAGGCATTGTGATTAATGACTTGTTTCCTGGCTCTTTGACTGATTCTCCTACTTTGAAGTATATTGATACATCACCATTGAGTGATTCTATATCATGTGAGGATTTGGAAGGGGAAGGATCATTTAATACTACTTGCTTGCTTAAGTCAACCTTGTCTGTGAATTCAGATCTTTACATATTTGGGACGGGTAATCTTGAAATATATCCCCATGTTTCCATATCCTGTCACATAGAAGGCTGTAGACTTGTATTCAATATGTCAGGAAATGTCTTTGTGGGTCAATTTGCGGCTATCAGTGCCGGTTCGGTTGTTTTATTGGCTGCCAATTTGGAAATGGAAAACAACTCTTTGATAAACACGACAGCTTACGCCGGACCGCCTCCTTCTCAAACTAGTGGTACGCCAGTTGGTTCTGATGGAGCTGGTGGAGGACATGGTGGCCGTGGTGCTTCCTGCCTGAAAAATAACAACACGAATTGGGGCGGCGATGTTTACGCCTGGCAGACTTTATCGAAACCTTGGAGTTATGGGAGTAAAGGTGGAAGCAGATCCACTGAACATAAGTTTGGAGGCAATGGCGGAGGACGTATTCAACTTAAAGTACAAGACATGTTTTACCTGAATGGTTCTTTAATCGCTGAAGGCGGTTATGGAGGACTGGTAGGCGGAGGTGGCTCCGGTGGCAGCATCTATGTGCATGCTATAAAGTT GAAGGGATATGGTACGATCAGTGCAGCCGGCGGGACGGGATGGGGAGGAGGTGGAGGCGGGAGAATATCTCTAGATTGTTATAGCATACAAGAGGATGTAAAAGTAACTGTGCATG GTGGTTTTAGCATCGGCTGCCCGAGGAATGCTGGTGCAGCCGGTACATATTTCAATGCTGATTTGCTGAGTTTAAGAGTTGGGAATGACAATGTGACAACAGAAACAGAAACTCCATTGCTTGACTTTCCTACTAGCCCGCTGTGGTCAAATCTTATTGTAGAGAACAATGCAAAAGTTTTGGTTCCTCTTCTTTGGACCAGAGTTCAG GTAAGAGGTCAAATTAGTCTTTATCGTGGGGGTAGCATTGTGTTTGGATTGTCTGCATATCCAGTATCAGAATTTGAGCTTGTTGCAGAAGAGCTTTTGATGAGTGATTCTATCATTAAG GTTTTTGGTGCATTTAGAGTTGCTGTCAAAATATTACTGATGTGGAACTCTGAAGTTGTAATTGATGGTGGTGGAAATACACTTGTTACTACTTCAGTTCTTGAAGTCAGAAACCTGGTTGTACTAAGG GGAAAATCTGTCATCAGTTCAAATGCTTATCTGGGCATATATGGTCAAGGACTGTTCCAATTGACTGGTTTTGGTGATGCAGTCAAAGCTCAGAGACTTTCCTTGTCTCTGTTTTATAACATAACT GTTGGACCAGAGGCTTTGCTTCAAGCTCCCCTGGATGACGATACTAGTAGAAATGT GGTTACAAAATCTCTTTGTGAGAGTCATACATGCCCAATAGATTTGATTACTCCTCCAGATGATTGCCATGTTAACTATACATTGACCTTTTCACTTCAA GTTTGTCGTGTTGAAGATATTCTTGTGGATGGCATGATTAAGGGAAGTATTATTCACATACACAGGGTGAGGACTATCATTGTTAATGCTGACGGCTTAATTACTGCATCAGAATTAG GCTGCAGTGAAGGTCTTGGAAAGGGACAATATTTTAACGGCGCCGGTAGCGGTGCTGGTCACGGTGGAAGAGGAGGTTCAGGATATTATAATGGGAGGAAGAGTAATGGCGGCCATGAATATGGCGATCCTGATTTTCCTTGTGAGTTGGGAAGTGGCACTGTGGGCCCTAGTGAGTCGTACGGTCACGTGATTGGAGGGGGGATGGTTG TGCTCGGCTCTATCATTTGGCCGCTCCTAAGGCTTGATATGCATGGATCTTTGCGAGCTGATGGACAAAGCTATAATGGAGCCTTAATAGATGGGAATGGTTCTCTGGTTGGTGGACTTGGTGGAGCTTCTGGTGGGACAATCCTTCTTTTCCTACAGGAACTTAAGTTGGCTGAAAACTCGTCTTTATCCGTCGTCGGAGGCAACGGTGGCACACTTGGTGggggaggtggtggtggtgggagACTTCACTTTCACTGGTCTAAGATAAACAATGGGGATGAATATGCTCCAATTGCAATGGTAAATGGCTCCATTAAGAATAG TGGAGGTGCCGGAGATGACGGTGGCCGTTGGGGAGAGAAGGGGACAATTACTGGGAAAAAATGTCCAAAAGGCCTCTATGGTACTTTCTGTGAG GAGTGCCCTGTTGGAACTTATAAAGATGTTGATGGTTCCGATGAAGGTCTTTGCAGTCCTTGCTCTCTTGAACTTCTTCCAAACCGTGCAAATTATGTATATGTACGAG GCGGAGCAACTCAACCAAAATGTCCTTATGTATGCATATCTGATAAATACAAGATGCCACATTGCTACACACCTCTTGAAGAACTGATAAATACATTTTGGGGTCCATGGCCTTTTGCACTTCTACTTTCATTGTTTATGGTGCTTCTAGCTCTATTACTAAGCACATTAAGAATCAAATTGCTCGGATCGGGTTCTTCATATGCCGAGAGTTCCATTGGAGAACAAAGCCATCATCATCTTCCATATCTTCTTTCATTATCAGAG GTTCGTGGAACCAGAGCAGAAGAAACTCAAAGCCATGTTCATAGATTGTACTTCATGGGTCCCAATACATTCCGAGAACCGTGGCATCTTCCTTACTCTCCCCCGAATGCAATAATTGAGATTGT GTATGAAGATGCTTTTAACAGATTTATAGATGAGATCAACTCTGTTGCTGCTTATGATTGGTGGGAAGGATCAGTTCACAGTATCTTGTCGGTGCTCGCATATCCTTGTGCATGGTCCTGGAAACAATGGCGACGGAGGAAGAAAATTCAGCGGCTTCAAGATTTCGTCAAGTCCGAATATGACCATTCTTGTCTTCGATCTTGTAGATCACGAGCTTTGTACAAAGGAATGAAG GTAGGATCCACTTCAGATTTGATGGTTGCTTACATTGACTTCTTCCTTGGCGGAGATGAGAAACGAGTAGATATGGTTTCTATTATACAAAAGAGATTTCCTATGAGTATAATATTTGGTGGGGATGGTAGCTATATGTCACCATATAATCTCCATAGCGATGCACTGTTAACTAATCTCCTTGGCCAG CATGTTCCGACCACCGTCTGGAATCGTCTGGTAGCCGGACTAAATGCTCGGTTGAGAATTGTGAGGCAAGGATCTATTCGTTCAGCATTGCTTCCTGTTATTTGTTGGATAAATAGTCATGGAAATCCTCAGCTGGAATTCCACGGCGTTAAAATAGAGTTAGGATGGTTCCAAGCGACAGCTTCTGGTTATTATCAGCTCGGTGTTTTGGTGGTGGCTGGTGACTATTCTTTGAGCAACATACATGAGTCAGATCTTTCAGATGGTAGCAGTTGTGAACTTTTAAG AAACAATGCTCCGTATGTTGGAGTGAGCCTCAAGCAAACTCAGCCATACTCTCCATACTCGAGTAATTCGTTATCTCGGAAAAAGATAACTGGCGGAGTTAACGGCGGTCTTATAAGTGAAGTTACATTGAAATCTTTAGATTTTAGGAGGGATTATCTTTTTCCACTCACTTTGTTTTTGCACAATACTAGACCAGTTGGCCGTCAG GACACACTCCAGCTTTTGATTACTTTAATGCTCATAGCAGATGTCTGTGTCACACTTCTAATGTTTATTCAACTCTATTGGATGGCTTTAGCGGCTTTCCTTTCGGTCTTGTTAATTCTTCCATTGTCTCTACTCTCTCCTTTCCCGGCTGGGCTTAACGCCCTTTTCAGTAAAGAACCTAGAAGGGCTTCACTTGCTCGTATATACGCTTTGTGGAATGTTACTTCTCTTTCTAGTATT GGTGTGGCTTTCATTTGTGGCATTTTCCATTATGGGTTTTCCTCTTTCTACCGacctgagaagaagacgagtacTTGGAGTACAAGAAA AGAAGACGACGAGTGGTGGCTTTTGCCGACCGTCCTCCTTCTGATCAAGACGATACAAGCTCGTTTCGTCGACTGGCACGTAGCTAATCTGGAGGTTCAGGATTTTTCTCTTTTCTGTCCGGATGCCGATGCTTTCTGGGCCCACGAGTCCCTTTCTTGA